Proteins from a single region of Mucilaginibacter daejeonensis:
- a CDS encoding YicC/YloC family endoribonuclease: MIRSMTGYGIAVHDSGNTKYTVEIKSLNSKFLELSLRIPKAFSEKEFQLRTECNKQIERGKVNLSINVEQSGSAVKAASIDATLLKHYYEQLKAVSTELDETTGNLMQLALGLPEVVKYTEDTISEEEWKLVEKTFQQALANFQQFRGDEGAVLQQEVSNRINIILKNLDQVEIEEPKRIPVIRERLNQYLADAVGADTIDQNRFEQELIYYIDKLDVTEEKVRLRTHCNYFLETLQGADANGKKLGFISQEIGREINTLGSKANDAAMQKLVVGMKEELEKIKEQLLNVL, translated from the coding sequence ATGATAAGATCCATGACCGGTTATGGTATCGCCGTTCACGATTCAGGCAACACCAAGTACACCGTTGAGATAAAATCGCTGAACAGCAAGTTCCTCGAGCTTTCATTGCGTATCCCCAAAGCTTTCTCCGAAAAAGAGTTTCAACTGCGTACCGAGTGCAACAAGCAGATCGAGCGTGGTAAGGTGAACCTCAGCATCAACGTAGAGCAAAGCGGCTCGGCGGTAAAAGCGGCCAGTATCGATGCCACCCTACTAAAGCACTACTACGAGCAACTTAAAGCCGTTAGCACCGAACTGGACGAAACTACCGGCAACCTGATGCAATTAGCTCTTGGCCTTCCCGAGGTGGTCAAATACACTGAGGATACCATATCTGAAGAGGAATGGAAACTGGTGGAGAAGACCTTTCAACAAGCGTTGGCCAACTTTCAGCAGTTTAGAGGCGATGAAGGCGCTGTTTTACAGCAGGAAGTATCTAACCGCATCAATATCATCTTAAAAAATCTTGACCAAGTAGAGATCGAGGAGCCTAAGCGCATCCCGGTGATCCGCGAACGCCTGAACCAGTACCTGGCCGATGCCGTGGGTGCCGACACCATTGATCAGAACCGCTTTGAGCAGGAACTGATCTATTATATAGATAAACTGGATGTTACCGAAGAAAAGGTACGTTTAAGAACACATTGCAACTACTTTTTAGAGACCCTGCAAGGCGCCGACGCCAATGGCAAAAAGCTGGGCTTCATCTCGCAAGAGATCGGTCGCGAGATCAATACCCTTGGCTCAAAAGCCAATGATGCCGCCATGCAAAAACTGGTGGTAGGCATGAAAGAGGAACTGGAAAAGATCAAAGAACAATTATTGAATGTTTTA